The following are encoded in a window of Pseudalgibacter alginicilyticus genomic DNA:
- a CDS encoding SusC/RagA family TonB-linked outer membrane protein: MKLIKTFPSLILSIFLLIGGSIFAQEKQITGTVSSSGEPMPGVTVLLKGTSKGVVTDFDGNFSISANNTDTLVFSYIGFLSQEVIIGNASTINVSLLESTEELNEVVLIGYGSIKKKDLTSAISTVKGDELSKRVVSNIQDALSGQLPGVQVSSNGGKPGASSTITIRGISTLGDNTPLYVVDDVPLDDINFLSPQDIESVQVLKDASASAIFGSRASNGVVIIRTKQAKTNKVIVSFDAYTGIQSVAKNPNLASATEYANILNAASLNDGGNLIYSDPESLGNGTNWWNEITQSTAIYNANLSIAKATEDIKISSSISYQDQEGIVKGSDFNRVTARLNTEYKLSDKITIGENFTFANSKTENGPDLVWNAHRLEPVTSPYLATYEREGLNEYSIFSPTITDVPNAIGQLARTYNDTEYSRAVGNFYVNLEVLNGLSFKSQFSIYYSAWENNWFSPDYYIEENDKLEVNAVGRTHNNKLNTTWNNTVNYNKEIGNHSFNLLGGVILESQTEKTLSGTGENIPSNHPDLRYLDAATEGFITTGNNEKYSLISYIGRGNYSYKSKYLLTATVRADGSSIFPNGNKWGIFPSVSGAWVASNEDFMQDISWINLLKTRVGWGQIGNDNRNSIPANAKLTTIGDEYYTLGDNQDIVLGTAPENVGNPSIQWETVEDLNFGIDLGLFNNSLNLNFDVYKRTTHDMLMAKSIPAYLGSGYDSQWANVGSFETKGFDLGITYKKQINKLKSSFTLNLSSYNAKVVELADGEAIWSGNHQRLNSLTYTAEGQTPGLFYGFVTDGIFQNQTEINSHSDNSGNIIQPYAQPGDFRFKDLNGDGTLDDDDREVIGDPTPDFSFGFNMQFNYDNFDLSALFTGKYGNDMLNALNPYLMSGSGTYNSYAGLLDKAWSGEGSTNSQPRLSNDDPNQNFRYSDYYIEDGSFIRLTNLQLGYTLNDNIIKSLGFTRARIYMSGENLFTLTSFSGLDPDISGSATESGIDWGHYPLPKTFNIGVNLSF; encoded by the coding sequence ATGAAGCTAATAAAAACATTCCCTTCTTTAATTTTGAGTATATTTTTACTCATAGGAGGTTCAATATTCGCTCAAGAAAAACAAATAACTGGAACAGTAAGTTCAAGCGGAGAGCCAATGCCTGGTGTTACCGTTTTATTAAAAGGGACATCAAAAGGCGTTGTAACAGATTTTGACGGAAATTTTTCTATTTCTGCAAACAATACAGACACTTTAGTTTTTTCATATATAGGTTTTTTATCTCAAGAAGTTATTATAGGAAACGCATCTACAATAAATGTTTCTTTATTAGAAAGTACAGAAGAATTAAATGAAGTTGTATTAATAGGTTATGGATCTATAAAAAAGAAAGATTTAACGAGTGCCATTTCAACCGTTAAAGGAGATGAACTCTCAAAAAGAGTTGTCTCCAATATTCAAGATGCCCTATCAGGGCAATTACCAGGTGTTCAGGTATCTTCAAACGGCGGTAAACCTGGAGCTTCTTCAACAATTACTATCCGTGGTATTTCAACTTTAGGAGACAATACACCTTTATATGTCGTTGATGATGTACCATTAGATGATATTAACTTTTTATCACCTCAAGATATTGAAAGTGTTCAGGTTTTAAAAGACGCATCTGCTTCAGCAATATTTGGTTCTAGGGCTTCAAACGGAGTTGTCATAATTCGAACTAAACAAGCTAAAACAAATAAAGTAATTGTTTCTTTTGATGCTTATACAGGTATACAATCTGTAGCAAAAAATCCAAATTTAGCTAGCGCTACCGAGTATGCTAATATTTTAAATGCTGCAAGTTTAAATGATGGTGGAAATTTAATTTATTCCGATCCAGAATCTTTAGGCAATGGAACCAATTGGTGGAATGAAATTACACAAAGTACAGCAATTTACAACGCCAATTTATCTATTGCAAAAGCCACTGAAGACATTAAAATATCATCAAGTATTTCTTACCAAGATCAAGAAGGTATTGTAAAAGGAAGTGATTTTAATAGGGTTACTGCTCGTTTAAATACCGAATACAAGTTAAGCGATAAAATTACCATTGGAGAAAACTTTACATTTGCTAACTCAAAAACTGAAAACGGACCAGACTTAGTGTGGAACGCCCATAGATTGGAACCTGTTACAAGCCCATATTTAGCTACCTATGAAAGAGAAGGGCTAAATGAGTACAGCATTTTTTCTCCAACTATTACAGATGTCCCAAATGCAATAGGACAATTAGCAAGAACTTATAACGATACTGAATACTCTAGAGCAGTAGGAAACTTCTATGTAAATTTGGAAGTCCTTAATGGACTTAGCTTTAAATCTCAATTTAGTATTTATTATAGTGCGTGGGAAAACAATTGGTTTTCTCCAGATTATTATATAGAAGAAAATGACAAATTAGAAGTAAATGCTGTTGGAAGAACTCATAATAATAAATTAAATACAACTTGGAATAATACTGTTAACTACAATAAAGAAATAGGCAATCATAGCTTTAATCTTTTAGGTGGTGTTATTTTAGAATCTCAAACAGAAAAAACACTAAGTGGCACAGGTGAAAACATACCCAGTAACCACCCAGATTTAAGATATCTTGATGCTGCAACTGAAGGCTTTATCACTACAGGAAATAATGAAAAATACAGCTTAATATCCTATATAGGACGTGGAAACTACTCTTACAAAAGTAAATATTTACTAACAGCCACGGTAAGGGCAGATGGCTCAAGCATTTTTCCTAACGGCAACAAATGGGGCATATTCCCTTCTGTATCTGGAGCTTGGGTAGCCTCTAATGAAGATTTTATGCAGGATATATCCTGGATTAATTTATTAAAAACCCGTGTAGGATGGGGCCAAATTGGAAATGACAACAGAAATTCTATTCCGGCAAATGCAAAACTAACCACCATAGGCGACGAGTACTATACCTTAGGTGACAATCAAGATATTGTTTTAGGAACAGCTCCTGAAAACGTAGGCAACCCGTCAATTCAATGGGAAACAGTAGAGGATTTAAATTTTGGTATTGATTTAGGGCTCTTTAACAACAGTTTAAATTTAAATTTTGATGTTTATAAAAGAACCACTCACGATATGTTAATGGCCAAAAGCATTCCTGCATACTTAGGCTCAGGATACGACTCTCAATGGGCTAATGTTGGTAGCTTTGAAACAAAAGGTTTCGATTTAGGTATAACTTACAAAAAACAAATTAATAAATTGAAATCTTCATTTACACTAAATTTATCAAGTTACAATGCTAAAGTAGTTGAATTAGCAGATGGAGAAGCTATATGGAGTGGAAATCATCAACGCTTAAATAGCTTAACATACACGGCAGAAGGTCAAACTCCTGGTTTATTTTATGGTTTTGTAACAGATGGCATATTCCAAAATCAAACAGAAATTAATAGCCATTCTGATAACTCGGGGAATATTATTCAACCTTATGCACAGCCAGGTGATTTTAGATTTAAAGATTTAAATGGTGATGGAACTTTAGATGATGATGACAGAGAAGTTATTGGAGACCCTACTCCAGATTTTTCTTTTGGATTTAATATGCAATTCAATTACGACAATTTTGACTTAAGCGCTTTGTTTACAGGTAAATATGGAAATGATATGTTAAATGCCTTAAACCCATATTTAATGAGTGGCAGTGGCACTTATAACTCGTATGCTGGTTTATTAGATAAAGCATGGAGTGGAGAAGGTTCTACAAACTCTCAACCTCGTTTATCAAATGATGATCCAAATCAAAACTTTAGATATTCTGACTACTATATTGAAGACGGATCATTTATTAGACTCACTAATTTACAATTAGGCTATACATTAAATGATAACATTATTAAAAGCTTAGGCTTTACAAGAGCCCGAATTTATATGAGTGGTGAAAACTTATTTACTTTAACGTCCTTTAGTGGTTTAGACCCAGATATTAGTGGATCAGCTACAGAAAGTGGTATTGATTGGGGACACTACCCCTTACCAAAAACTTTTAATATTGGTGTTAACTTATCGTTTTAA
- a CDS encoding hybrid sensor histidine kinase/response regulator transcription factor — MSNSKFIINFFIIVGKKITLITLLVINVNLFAQDKLPPKLKFNTISVEDGLPNNIVNAIVQDSVGHIWIATNDGLCRFDGENYKIFRHSIENKNSISNNFIQSLFVDSKGDLWIMTDQGLNMFDISTELFEVYLANGNSGLSHNSITSMVERRNGEYIIGTYGGGVNILKNGKFIQNYKQGDYSGISSNLISSLQIQNDSILWVGNWKDGLNKINLESDKVTNFSYGLNQITSSGGINALYLDAEDYLWIGTNAGLTIYNTKKDEFFKINSEKSTTFSDNDILSIFEDNDGAIWLGTRNAGIIKGNRKEILSKKEKHIFVNYLPNNFDDSVNYRSISSFYQDNQNNIWIGTHLLGVNIVNPKGENFRFYNNLAKDDSKSSTKSTWGITEDINNNIWVGTDGGGLYKFNPFTNNIAYFLSDPLDKNSISDNAILSSCFDSNGNLWIGTYAGGLNVMKSGTKNFKHYKKGLSNRNLNSNDIRVIFEDSKKRIWIGTNGGGLHVYRPETDDFTFISEVGWLDIRAITEDLNGNLWIGTFGNGILSFNYEKNIIETYPEYDNLKAHIVFDIECVSEEDLWIATRFKGLIHFNLKNRKIKQYTENNGLSNNTVKAIVVESKTKLLLSTNDGVNLFNIEKETFDSFVSANGVRIGSFNDNSGFISKNGYAVFGGINGLNVFYPDEIYKDFNPLKIIFTDFKLFNKSIEVSSEVNETPLKQSLSKTNEIELNHDQDVITIEYAALNFPSSKGINYEYILENYDTHWNKVGDNTSATYRNLSHGSYIFKVKLAHDTENSNEQITQLKIIIQPPFWLTWQAILVYIISISCIIFIFLKYYADQIKLQNSLYYTQILREQEKDLNKERFRFFTNFSHELRTPLTLILGPITDILSEGRKNENTSKLELIKRNSQILLELINKMLEFRKSESEHNHLEVGYYNFTNFLKEVLSNFKFYAVEKEIKFNTEIDKDYHAWFDYKKIQLVIFNLLSNAFKYTPKGGEITISVQEDSDTILLEISDTGLGIKQESLDSIFNLYYHKDNPNSIEGTGIGLALCKKLMDLHGGQILVESIIGKGSCFKIELFKNKEHFTKIKNVEFVDSKDFVIKKPFIDTSDIMQEPLVDFNINKHDKVVLVVDDNKDIINYLSEILSKRFKVVSAINGKIGVERAFEIIPDLIISDVMMPEKSGMDLCKELKNSEKTSHVPIILLTAKLGDADKLEGAEIGADDYITKPFDSKFLLARIDNLFENRKKIINFYSESIKDNSIFITDKYENVEDKFLKKLEKLVLEKQNGDDILIPEIAKELGFSRSSLYRKVKAVTGASINSYIKKVRLNKAANLLLQNNVNVSQAAFDSGFNDIKYFRLSFKKQFGITPSKYKEAKRNNKI, encoded by the coding sequence TTGAGTAATTCGAAATTTATAATTAATTTTTTCATAATAGTTGGTAAAAAAATAACATTAATTACATTATTAGTAATTAATGTCAATTTATTTGCTCAAGATAAATTGCCGCCAAAATTAAAATTCAATACAATTTCAGTAGAAGATGGTCTACCAAATAATATTGTTAATGCTATTGTTCAAGACTCTGTTGGACATATTTGGATTGCTACTAACGATGGCTTATGTAGATTTGATGGTGAAAATTATAAAATATTTAGACATTCCATAGAAAACAAAAATTCAATTTCTAATAATTTCATTCAATCTTTATTTGTTGATAGTAAGGGTGATTTGTGGATTATGACAGATCAAGGATTAAATATGTTTGATATTAGTACAGAATTATTTGAAGTTTATTTAGCTAATGGAAATAGTGGTCTTAGCCATAACAGTATTACATCCATGGTTGAAAGACGAAACGGAGAATACATTATTGGTACTTATGGAGGTGGGGTAAATATTTTAAAAAATGGAAAATTTATACAGAACTATAAGCAAGGAGACTACTCTGGTATTTCTTCAAACTTAATATCATCTCTTCAAATACAAAATGATAGTATTTTGTGGGTTGGCAATTGGAAAGACGGCTTGAATAAAATTAATTTAGAGTCAGACAAAGTAACAAATTTTAGTTACGGCCTTAATCAAATAACTTCTTCAGGAGGCATTAATGCTTTATATTTAGATGCTGAAGATTATTTATGGATTGGAACCAATGCAGGTTTAACAATTTACAACACAAAAAAGGATGAGTTTTTTAAAATTAATTCTGAAAAATCTACTACATTTTCAGATAACGACATTTTAAGCATTTTTGAGGATAATGATGGTGCTATTTGGTTAGGAACCCGAAATGCTGGAATTATAAAAGGTAATAGAAAAGAAATCCTTTCTAAAAAAGAGAAGCATATTTTTGTTAATTACTTGCCAAATAATTTTGATGATAGTGTTAATTACCGCTCGATTAGTTCTTTTTATCAAGATAATCAGAATAATATATGGATAGGAACTCATTTATTGGGAGTTAATATTGTTAACCCCAAAGGCGAGAACTTTCGATTTTACAACAATCTGGCTAAAGACGATAGTAAATCAAGTACCAAAAGCACTTGGGGAATTACTGAAGATATTAATAATAATATATGGGTAGGAACAGATGGGGGCGGTTTGTATAAATTCAATCCATTTACTAATAACATAGCATACTTTTTGTCAGATCCTTTAGACAAAAATTCTATTAGTGATAATGCCATTTTAAGTTCTTGTTTTGATAGTAATGGTAATTTATGGATTGGAACTTATGCAGGGGGCTTAAATGTAATGAAATCAGGAACAAAAAACTTCAAACACTATAAAAAAGGGCTTTCAAATAGAAACTTAAATAGTAATGATATCCGTGTAATTTTTGAAGATAGCAAAAAGCGCATTTGGATTGGAACCAATGGTGGTGGATTACATGTTTATAGGCCTGAAACAGATGATTTTACTTTTATATCTGAAGTAGGTTGGTTAGATATTAGAGCTATAACTGAAGATTTAAATGGAAACTTATGGATTGGCACTTTTGGAAATGGAATTTTATCGTTTAATTATGAAAAAAATATAATTGAAACATATCCAGAGTATGATAACCTTAAGGCACATATTGTGTTTGATATTGAATGTGTTTCTGAAGAAGATTTATGGATTGCTACACGATTTAAAGGCCTAATACATTTCAATTTAAAAAATAGAAAGATAAAACAATATACAGAAAATAATGGTCTTTCTAATAACACGGTTAAAGCCATAGTTGTAGAGTCTAAAACAAAATTACTATTAAGTACAAATGATGGAGTAAACTTATTTAATATTGAAAAGGAAACGTTTGATAGTTTTGTTTCTGCAAATGGTGTAAGAATAGGTTCATTTAACGATAATTCTGGATTTATTTCAAAAAATGGCTATGCTGTTTTTGGAGGTATTAACGGATTAAATGTTTTTTATCCTGATGAAATTTATAAAGACTTTAACCCCTTAAAAATTATATTTACAGATTTCAAATTATTTAATAAATCTATTGAGGTAAGTAGTGAAGTTAATGAAACCCCTTTAAAACAAAGTCTTTCTAAAACAAATGAGATTGAATTAAATCATGATCAAGATGTTATAACAATTGAATATGCTGCACTTAACTTTCCAAGTTCAAAAGGAATCAACTATGAATATATTTTAGAAAACTATGATACGCATTGGAATAAAGTAGGAGATAACACATCGGCAACATACAGAAACTTATCACACGGTTCCTATATTTTTAAAGTAAAATTAGCTCATGATACAGAAAATAGTAATGAGCAAATAACCCAACTTAAAATAATTATTCAACCACCATTTTGGTTAACCTGGCAAGCTATTTTAGTGTATATTATAAGTATATCATGTATTATTTTTATTTTTTTAAAATATTATGCAGATCAAATTAAACTTCAAAATTCACTTTATTATACTCAAATTTTAAGAGAACAAGAAAAAGATTTAAATAAAGAACGATTTAGATTTTTCACAAATTTTTCACATGAACTTAGAACACCTTTAACTTTAATATTAGGTCCTATTACCGACATACTTAGCGAAGGGAGAAAAAATGAAAACACAAGTAAATTAGAATTGATTAAAAGAAATTCTCAAATTTTATTAGAACTTATTAATAAAATGCTTGAATTTAGAAAATCTGAATCTGAACATAACCATTTAGAAGTTGGTTACTATAATTTCACTAATTTTTTGAAAGAAGTTTTAAGCAATTTTAAATTTTATGCTGTTGAAAAAGAAATTAAATTTAATACTGAAATAGACAAAGATTACCATGCTTGGTTTGATTATAAAAAAATACAACTCGTAATTTTTAACTTGTTATCAAATGCTTTTAAATATACGCCTAAAGGCGGTGAAATTACTATATCTGTTCAAGAAGATTCAGATACTATTTTACTTGAAATTTCAGATACAGGTTTAGGAATTAAACAAGAATCACTTGACTCTATTTTTAATTTGTACTATCATAAGGATAACCCTAATTCTATTGAAGGCACAGGTATAGGCTTAGCTTTATGTAAAAAGTTAATGGACCTACACGGTGGTCAAATTTTAGTTGAAAGTATAATAGGGAAAGGTTCTTGTTTTAAAATTGAATTATTTAAAAATAAAGAGCATTTTACAAAAATAAAAAATGTTGAATTTGTTGATTCTAAAGATTTTGTTATAAAAAAACCATTTATTGATACTTCTGATATTATGCAGGAACCACTTGTGGATTTTAATATTAATAAGCACGACAAGGTGGTTCTTGTTGTAGATGACAATAAAGATATAATAAACTATTTAAGTGAAATTTTGTCTAAAAGATTTAAAGTGGTATCCGCAATAAATGGGAAAATTGGAGTAGAAAGAGCATTTGAAATAATACCAGATTTAATTATTTCGGACGTTATGATGCCAGAAAAATCTGGAATGGACTTATGTAAAGAACTAAAAAACTCTGAAAAAACAAGTCATGTACCAATTATACTATTAACAGCTAAATTGGGAGATGCAGATAAATTAGAAGGCGCAGAAATTGGTGCCGATGATTATATTACAAAACCTTTTGATTCGAAATTTTTATTAGCTAGAATTGATAATTTGTTTGAGAATAGAAAAAAGATAATTAATTTTTATAGTGAATCAATAAAGGATAATTCAATATTTATAACAGATAAGTATGAAAATGTTGAAGATAAGTTCCTAAAAAAATTAGAAAAATTAGTTCTTGAAAAACAGAATGGTGATGATATTTTAATTCCAGAAATTGCAAAAGAATTAGGTTTTAGTAGATCGTCTCTTTATAGAAAAGTTAAAGCAGTAACAGGTGCTTCAATAAATAGTTATATAAAAAAAGTTCGGTTAAATAAAGCTGCAAACTTATTACTTCAAAATAATGTAAATGTTTCGCAAGCAGCTTTTGATTCAGGGTTTAACGATATTAAATACTTTAGGCTTAGTTTTAAAAAGCAATTTGGTATTACACCATCAAAATACAAAGAGGCAAAAAGAAATAACAAAATTTAA
- a CDS encoding SusF/SusE family outer membrane protein has protein sequence MITKQSLRIFLSTVFFSFFIFLSCDDDNEINDATNPNFSNLITSISSAPGLEFIFEGTISDDNGIENININYDNWYVDKNITFDEPLKEYNLNYKFLVPEEEEPNSSHTIKISATDIAGNITTYDVIVSLDYDTTLPQVAFISPISGSSNTVGDLVELNIAFSDNKVLDSIIVKTESLDYEVKLKMPDNTLNYNFTDSVEIPLTGISGAIEFTATGIDKTGNTTTVYSTILVGEKDEIFNMYAVGTSTWYEWDPSKATEMWKNPDNNDWFVLEFYYTMGNGVKFIGQLDWEPNNWGTDPNDSSKIINSQDSGTIEFPEEGYYHVEFNPYTLEYTYEKMEVDVDVKENMYLMGNGFAGYDLDWNPADAIPMEKDSNGNPYVFTINVEITEDTSLKFIGQTDGWSPFDCGFEVGGETILPVNYIKCKTGDGSQDLKFKNQAGTYTITFDYFLLRATIHQYN, from the coding sequence ATGATAACTAAACAATCCTTACGGATATTTTTATCCACTGTATTTTTTTCATTTTTTATTTTTTTATCATGCGATGATGATAATGAAATAAATGATGCTACAAATCCTAATTTTTCTAATTTAATAACGAGTATCAGCTCGGCTCCCGGATTAGAGTTCATTTTTGAAGGAACCATTTCTGATGATAATGGTATTGAAAACATAAACATTAATTACGATAATTGGTATGTAGACAAAAACATCACATTTGACGAACCTTTAAAAGAATATAACTTAAATTATAAATTTTTAGTACCTGAAGAAGAAGAACCAAATAGTTCACATACTATAAAAATTTCAGCTACAGATATTGCAGGAAACATTACAACTTATGATGTAATTGTATCTTTAGATTATGACACGACATTGCCGCAAGTAGCTTTTATATCGCCAATTAGCGGCTCTTCTAATACTGTTGGTGATTTAGTTGAATTAAACATAGCTTTTTCTGATAATAAAGTGCTTGATTCTATTATTGTAAAAACTGAAAGCTTAGATTATGAAGTTAAGTTAAAAATGCCAGATAATACTCTTAACTACAACTTTACTGATTCAGTTGAAATACCTTTAACAGGAATATCTGGTGCAATTGAGTTTACTGCTACTGGTATTGATAAAACGGGAAATACTACCACAGTATACTCCACAATTCTTGTTGGCGAAAAAGATGAAATATTCAATATGTATGCTGTTGGCACTTCTACATGGTATGAATGGGACCCTAGCAAAGCAACTGAAATGTGGAAAAATCCAGATAATAATGATTGGTTTGTTTTAGAGTTTTACTATACCATGGGTAATGGTGTAAAATTCATTGGTCAACTAGATTGGGAACCTAATAATTGGGGTACAGATCCAAACGACAGTTCTAAAATCATTAATTCACAAGACAGTGGTACTATTGAATTTCCTGAAGAAGGCTACTATCATGTAGAATTTAACCCTTATACACTGGAATATACTTACGAAAAAATGGAAGTAGATGTTGATGTAAAAGAAAATATGTATTTAATGGGTAATGGATTTGCTGGGTATGATTTAGATTGGAACCCTGCTGATGCCATTCCTATGGAAAAAGATAGTAACGGAAATCCCTATGTTTTTACAATTAATGTTGAAATAACAGAAGATACTTCATTAAAATTTATTGGACAAACAGATGGTTGGTCGCCTTTTGATTGTGGTTTTGAAGTTGGTGGAGAAACTATTTTACCCGTAAATTATATTAAATGTAAAACAGGAGATGGATCACAAGATCTTAAATTTAAGAATCAAGCAGGAACATACACCATCACGTTCGACTACTTTTTATTAAGAGCAACTATTCACCAATACAATTAG
- a CDS encoding alpha/beta hydrolase family protein, protein MIISKNIIIEGSHSKPILTDIFYTKNNKPKPIIIFCHGYKGFKDWGAWNLMAAAFANAGFFFIKFNFSHNGGTSNQPIDFPDLEAFGNNNYTKELDDLKVVIDWICSNDDLKKEADTKTLSLIGHSRGGGIVAIKAEEDSRIKKLITLASVSDYANRMGSLTNITSWQKKGVKFVVNGRTKQQMPHYYQFYEDFIKNKNRLTIERAVSNLKIPHLILHGSEDTSVSIKEANNLHKWNPKSKFKVIEGANHVFGASHPWKKKTLPEHLKDTINTIITFLNN, encoded by the coding sequence ATGATCATTTCAAAAAACATAATTATTGAGGGTAGTCATTCAAAACCTATACTTACAGATATTTTTTATACAAAAAATAACAAACCCAAGCCGATCATTATTTTTTGCCATGGCTACAAAGGTTTTAAAGACTGGGGCGCTTGGAATTTGATGGCTGCTGCCTTCGCGAATGCGGGATTCTTTTTTATAAAGTTTAATTTTTCACATAACGGTGGCACAAGTAATCAACCTATAGATTTTCCAGATTTAGAGGCTTTTGGAAATAACAACTACACCAAAGAACTTGATGATTTAAAAGTGGTTATAGATTGGATTTGCAGCAATGATGATCTAAAAAAAGAAGCTGATACTAAAACCCTGTCTTTAATAGGTCATAGCCGTGGAGGAGGTATAGTAGCCATTAAAGCAGAAGAAGATTCTAGAATAAAAAAACTTATTACCTTGGCAAGCGTATCAGATTATGCCAATAGAATGGGAAGTTTAACCAACATAACATCTTGGCAAAAAAAAGGTGTTAAATTTGTTGTAAATGGACGAACCAAACAACAAATGCCCCATTACTATCAATTTTATGAGGATTTTATAAAAAACAAAAACCGACTAACCATTGAGCGAGCAGTTTCAAATTTAAAAATCCCACATTTAATCCTCCATGGTAGTGAAGACACAAGTGTTTCAATTAAAGAAGCCAATAACCTTCATAAATGGAACCCTAAAAGTAAATTTAAAGTCATAGAAGGTGCTAATCATGTGTTTGGAGCTTCACATCCATGGAAAAAAAAGACGCTACCAGAACACTTAAAAGACACTATTAATACCATTATTACTTTTTTAAACAATTAA